The sequence TCACGGCGCGGTGCCTGCCACCATCGCGGTGCTGGGCGGGCGCATCAAGGTGGGCCTGAACGCCGAGGAACTCGAACTGCTCGCCACCGACAAGGGCGTGCAGAAGATCAGCACCCGCGACCTGCCCTATACCGTGGCGATGGGCCTGCACGGAGCCACCACCGTCGCCACCACCATGCGGATTGCCCATCTGGCAGGCATCCGGGTCTTTGCCACGGGCGGCACGGGCGGCGTACACCGGGGCGCGGCAACCAGCATGGATATCAGCGCCGACCTGACCGAACTGAGCCGCAGCGAGGTGTGCGTGGTCAGCGCGGGCGTCAAGAGCATTCTCGATATCGGGCTGACGCTGGAATATCTGGAAACGCTGGGCGTGCCGGTGCTCACGCTGGGCAGCGCCGAGTTCCCCGCGTTTTACAGCCGTCAGAGCGGGTTTGCCAGCCCGCTGAGCGTGAAGACCCCCGAGGAGGTGGCGCGGGTGCTGCGGGCCAAATGGGGCCTGTGTCGCCCGGAAGGCAGCGCAGGTCTGGAAGGCGGCGTGCTGCTCGCCAACCCGATTCCTGAAGGAGCCGAGATTTCGCGTGCCGAGATCGACCCCCACATTCAGCAGGCGCTGAGCGACATGGGCGCTCTGGGCATCGTGGGCAAGGAGACCACGCCGTATCTGCTGGGGCGCATCGTCGAAATTACCGAGGGCCGCAGCCTGAGCGCCAACATCGCCCTGGTCAAGAACAATGCCTCGGTGGCGGCGCAGGTGGCCGAAGCCTATGCGGGTCAGGGTCTGAATTAAGAGGTGGAAGTCAGGCTGTAGAACCAGCAAAAACCCCGCCTCAGCTGGGCGGGGTGTTGTTTTTATTCCAGGAGGAAGAAGAGCCGGGAACTCGGAACCTGGCTCTTCACCTCTGGCAAAAGTGTACGTTTTTACACATACGCTGACCATCGGCTGTATAGCTGAGGAGGCGCATAGGCCGAATGGCGGAGGGCTATTCCAGTGGAAACA is a genomic window of Deinococcus ruber containing:
- a CDS encoding pseudouridine-5'-phosphate glycosidase, whose translation is MNTNTTAVNPNLDYTPEVRDALHTGRPVVALESTIISHGMPYPQNVQTAREVEDVVRDHGAVPATIAVLGGRIKVGLNAEELELLATDKGVQKISTRDLPYTVAMGLHGATTVATTMRIAHLAGIRVFATGGTGGVHRGAATSMDISADLTELSRSEVCVVSAGVKSILDIGLTLEYLETLGVPVLTLGSAEFPAFYSRQSGFASPLSVKTPEEVARVLRAKWGLCRPEGSAGLEGGVLLANPIPEGAEISRAEIDPHIQQALSDMGALGIVGKETTPYLLGRIVEITEGRSLSANIALVKNNASVAAQVAEAYAGQGLN